In Hahella sp. KA22, one genomic interval encodes:
- a CDS encoding DUF2796 domain-containing protein, producing MSYRNRLWVGMMVLAASQFAHAEEFEQHGAHVHGAATMNLALEEGNLVVELESPAMNLVGFEHAPATDAERQQVEKAAVLLNKGEELFGLTPAAGCKLLSAEVDGDVFEYDEDGGKHEEAAHDEHEHGDDEDDHDHHEHGHSDIDASYIFECGAAGKLTSVDVLLFKHFPGLKDLDVQVIGPKGQTAIELSPEKHQINL from the coding sequence ACGCCGAAGAATTTGAGCAGCATGGGGCGCATGTACATGGCGCGGCGACCATGAATCTGGCGCTGGAAGAGGGAAATCTGGTTGTGGAGCTGGAAAGCCCCGCGATGAACCTGGTGGGGTTTGAACATGCTCCCGCTACCGACGCAGAGCGTCAGCAAGTGGAGAAGGCGGCGGTTTTGCTGAACAAGGGCGAAGAGCTGTTTGGCCTGACCCCGGCCGCAGGTTGTAAGCTGCTGTCGGCGGAAGTGGATGGCGATGTATTCGAATACGACGAAGATGGCGGCAAGCATGAGGAAGCGGCTCACGATGAGCATGAACACGGTGATGACGAAGATGATCATGACCATCATGAACACGGCCACTCCGATATCGACGCCTCATACATCTTCGAGTGCGGCGCCGCGGGCAAGCTCACTTCAGTGGACGTTTTGTTGTTCAAGCATTTCCCAGGCCTGAAAGATCTCGACGTACAGGTGATTGGACCGAAGGGGCAGACCGCCATAGAGCTGAGCCCGGAAAAACATCAGATTAATTTGTAA
- a CDS encoding ABC transporter ATP-binding protein, producing MQNVSEPAIAPERDAAVQPAPTRALVQLEGLKFRWPGGDDDVLDIPELQVREGERIFLRGASGSGKTTLLSLLGGVIQPREGSIKVMDSELSALGASSRDSFRADNIGFIFQMFNLIPYLSLVDNVTLSCRFSKARRQRVGARGVSLTQEAERLLSHLRLDVGKLGRRPVTDLSVGQQQRVAVARALIGSPGLIIADEPTSALDADARVAFIELLFQEVAASGSTLVFVSHDPALQDLFDRTVSLAEINRAYQPMES from the coding sequence ATGCAGAATGTAAGCGAACCCGCCATCGCGCCAGAGCGAGACGCGGCGGTTCAACCTGCGCCGACCCGCGCCCTTGTGCAGCTGGAAGGTCTAAAGTTTCGTTGGCCCGGGGGCGATGACGATGTGCTGGATATTCCTGAGCTGCAGGTGCGGGAGGGAGAACGCATCTTTCTGCGCGGCGCCAGCGGTAGTGGCAAAACGACGCTGCTAAGCCTGCTTGGAGGCGTGATTCAGCCCAGGGAGGGAAGCATCAAGGTGATGGATTCTGAACTGAGCGCGCTCGGCGCTTCAAGCCGGGATAGTTTCAGGGCGGACAACATCGGCTTCATTTTTCAGATGTTTAATCTGATTCCTTACTTGTCGCTGGTGGATAACGTGACGTTGTCCTGCCGCTTCTCCAAGGCGCGGCGACAACGAGTGGGCGCTCGCGGCGTCAGTTTGACGCAGGAAGCGGAGCGCTTGCTGTCTCATTTGCGTCTGGATGTCGGCAAACTCGGGCGCAGGCCGGTGACTGACCTTAGTGTGGGGCAGCAACAACGGGTCGCCGTGGCGCGGGCCCTGATCGGCTCGCCTGGGCTGATCATCGCCGATGAACCTACTTCAGCTCTGGATGCGGACGCCCGTGTGGCGTTTATCGAACTGCTGTTTCAGGAAGTGGCCGCCAGTGGATCGACGCTGGTGTTTGTCAGTCATGATCCCGCTTTGCAGGACCTGTTTGACCGCACGGTCAGCCTGGCGGAAATCAATCGCGCTTATCAGCCAATGGAATCTTGA
- a CDS encoding FtsX-like permease family protein — translation MSIYSLTLRSLLNRKTTALLTIFSIAVSVMLLLGVDNIRREAKAGFANTISGADLIVGARSGSVQLLLYSVFRIGNATNNISWHSYQEVAGMKRVKWTIPLSLGDSHRGYRVLGTNTDYFAHFRYGAKRELAFSDGGRFDDVYDAVLGAEVAEKLGYKLGQSIVISHGAGEVSFANHDDKPFKVVGILKKTGTPVDRTVHVSLEGIEAIHLGWDSGAPSGSISAEQARHADLQPKLITAFLVGLDSKIATFTLQRAINNYRGEPLLAILPGVALQELWSMMGVAEVALLAVSAFVVATGLIGMLTVIWSGLNERRREMAILRSVGARPRHIFVLLMIEAGLMAVCGVLVGVAMLFLTLFAAQPVLENYFGLFIGVDPLTMDNLAVLGGIILAGVLIGAAPAYRAYRYSLADGMTIRT, via the coding sequence ATGTCTATTTACAGTTTGACGTTACGCAGCCTGTTGAATCGCAAGACAACGGCGCTGCTGACTATTTTCTCCATCGCCGTCAGCGTCATGCTTTTGTTGGGCGTGGACAACATTCGTCGGGAAGCCAAAGCGGGTTTCGCCAACACAATTTCCGGCGCTGACCTGATTGTGGGCGCTCGCAGCGGCTCCGTGCAGCTCTTGCTGTACTCGGTTTTCCGCATCGGCAACGCCACCAACAATATTTCCTGGCATAGCTATCAGGAAGTGGCCGGCATGAAACGGGTGAAATGGACCATCCCGTTGTCGTTAGGCGACTCACATCGCGGCTATCGCGTGCTGGGCACCAATACGGATTACTTTGCACACTTCCGCTACGGGGCCAAGCGTGAGCTGGCGTTTAGCGACGGCGGCCGTTTCGATGATGTATACGACGCCGTATTAGGCGCGGAAGTGGCGGAGAAACTTGGCTATAAGCTTGGCCAATCCATTGTGATATCTCACGGCGCAGGCGAAGTGAGTTTCGCCAATCACGATGATAAGCCTTTCAAAGTAGTCGGTATTTTGAAAAAGACCGGCACTCCGGTGGATCGCACCGTACATGTCTCCCTGGAAGGCATTGAAGCCATCCATTTGGGGTGGGATAGCGGCGCCCCCAGTGGGTCGATTAGCGCGGAGCAGGCGCGGCATGCGGACTTACAGCCCAAGCTGATAACCGCCTTTCTGGTTGGACTGGACTCTAAAATCGCCACCTTCACTCTGCAAAGGGCGATCAATAATTATCGCGGCGAGCCGTTGCTGGCGATCCTGCCGGGAGTGGCGCTGCAGGAGCTATGGAGCATGATGGGCGTGGCGGAGGTGGCTTTGCTCGCTGTCTCGGCATTTGTCGTCGCGACTGGCTTGATCGGCATGTTGACGGTAATCTGGTCAGGGTTGAACGAACGCCGTCGGGAAATGGCCATTCTGCGTTCCGTCGGCGCCAGGCCGCGGCACATTTTCGTTCTACTGATGATCGAGGCCGGTTTGATGGCGGTTTGCGGCGTGCTGGTCGGTGTTGCAATGCTGTTCCTGACGTTGTTCGCCGCTCAGCCTGTGCTGGAGAATTATTTCGGCCTGTTTATCGGCGTGGACCCGCTGACCATGGATAACCTCGCCGTCCTGGGCGGCATCATCCTGGCGGGCGTATTAATCGGAGCGGCGCCGGCCTATCGGGCTTATCGCTATTCTCTGGCGGACGGAATGACAATTAGAACATGA
- a CDS encoding alpha/beta hydrolase — MWALISTLLLICFSGAAFFWLYQDRMIFFPQPVDAGNRSRLKSIEFKFEHDGVTLSGWFQRGEISARKPLLLYFGGNGEEVSWNAWEMEKLPVESFLLMNYRGYGDSEGSPGEEALVGDAVALYDHLTRKLKIDPQHIVLLGRSLGSGVAVQLADRRPVRAVVLATPFDSLAAVGKRHYPWLPVGLLVRHPFNSLAHAATIKAPALALLAGRDRVVPMEHGQRLMAAWGGSQRTVTLDRADHNDISMYPEYWRAISQFIESL, encoded by the coding sequence ATGTGGGCTCTTATCAGCACTCTTTTGCTTATCTGCTTTTCCGGCGCGGCGTTCTTCTGGTTATATCAGGACCGGATGATCTTCTTTCCGCAGCCGGTGGATGCGGGCAATCGCAGCAGATTGAAGTCCATAGAGTTTAAGTTTGAGCATGATGGCGTGACCTTATCCGGGTGGTTTCAGCGGGGAGAGATTTCTGCGCGTAAGCCGTTGCTGCTGTACTTTGGCGGCAATGGCGAAGAGGTATCCTGGAACGCCTGGGAGATGGAAAAGCTACCAGTGGAGTCATTTCTGCTGATGAACTACCGGGGCTATGGCGACAGCGAGGGCTCACCGGGGGAAGAGGCGTTGGTGGGCGACGCGGTCGCCTTATATGACCATCTCACGCGCAAACTGAAAATCGACCCTCAACATATCGTTCTGCTGGGACGTAGTCTGGGTTCCGGCGTGGCGGTGCAGCTGGCGGATCGCCGTCCGGTGCGGGCGGTGGTGTTGGCCACGCCATTTGACAGTCTGGCCGCCGTCGGCAAGCGACATTATCCCTGGCTGCCGGTCGGCCTGCTGGTGCGTCATCCTTTCAATTCACTGGCGCATGCGGCGACGATCAAAGCGCCTGCGCTGGCTTTGCTGGCGGGGAGAGACCGGGTTGTGCCCATGGAGCACGGGCAGCGCCTGATGGCGGCGTGGGGCGGTTCGCAACGGACAGTCACGCTGGATCGCGCGGATCACAACGACATCAGTATGTATCCAGAATACTGGCGTGCGATCAGTCAGTTTATTGAGAGTCTTTAA
- a CDS encoding diguanylate cyclase → MPRHSYTLACLVFVLLFAQSLEAADGVSPFNVDKGLDMAGLTPHLALLEDPSQSLRFEEVSSPDFADRFKSTGGQSPNFGFSESAWWVRFTLKNTTAEELAVTLRQDYPLIDHLTLWEPLAGGAWKRHATGDRLSFYSRDVEHRDYLFPLKLPANASHTYYMRFSSDGSMNIGLSLYAPDALLEHIGKEQLAYGAYYGGFLVLVIYNFFMFIAVRDRTFAHYLLYVTSYGLYMAVHNGLTFQFLWPNFPWFANHSLLILLILSLLGALQFARSILVTQQIAPRTDFAARVLEWLMLISLACTPFFTYHTMIVPISLLTFVIAAQLLLMGVLALMAGSRPARYYMTAWTALLIGVLAYMLKTFGLLPHNVLTQNGFQIGSLTEMVLLSLALSSRVNELQRKTYTDALTGLFNRRHFDDKFATEFHRAQQSKQPLTLLVIDIDCFKQFNDTYGHNVGDHALKEVARILAKGVRKPNCPCRYGGEEFAVILPNTDHEAAMSLANRLRVKVAEETESGYKLSISVGVASMDHDEFDCPNKLFERADYALYTAKQQGRNRVVDYRSCAPRRESDISKESLVAAES, encoded by the coding sequence ATGCCTCGCCATAGCTATACGCTAGCTTGCTTAGTGTTTGTGTTGCTTTTTGCCCAAAGTCTGGAGGCGGCCGATGGCGTGTCTCCGTTCAACGTGGACAAAGGCCTCGACATGGCTGGGCTGACGCCGCATCTGGCGTTGCTGGAGGACCCATCGCAATCCCTGCGTTTTGAAGAAGTCAGTTCCCCTGATTTCGCCGACCGCTTTAAATCCACGGGAGGCCAGTCTCCTAATTTTGGTTTTTCTGAGTCCGCCTGGTGGGTCAGGTTTACACTGAAAAACACGACAGCGGAAGAGTTAGCGGTCACGCTGCGTCAGGACTATCCCTTGATTGATCACCTGACGCTTTGGGAGCCCCTGGCGGGTGGAGCCTGGAAACGCCACGCCACAGGCGATCGCCTTTCTTTCTACTCCAGAGACGTCGAGCATCGCGACTACTTGTTTCCTCTGAAGCTGCCGGCCAATGCGTCCCACACCTACTACATGCGCTTCAGCAGCGACGGCTCCATGAACATCGGCCTGTCCCTGTATGCGCCAGACGCGCTGCTGGAGCACATCGGCAAGGAGCAGCTAGCTTATGGCGCTTACTACGGCGGCTTCCTGGTCCTCGTTATCTATAACTTTTTCATGTTTATCGCGGTTCGCGACCGCACTTTCGCCCACTATCTGCTGTACGTCACCAGTTATGGCCTGTATATGGCGGTGCATAACGGACTGACTTTTCAGTTTTTATGGCCGAACTTTCCCTGGTTCGCCAATCACAGCCTGTTGATCCTGCTGATTCTTTCTTTGCTCGGAGCGTTACAATTCGCCCGCTCGATTCTGGTGACGCAGCAAATTGCGCCCCGAACCGACTTCGCCGCCAGAGTGCTGGAGTGGCTGATGCTGATCAGCCTGGCCTGTACGCCGTTCTTTACCTACCACACGATGATCGTGCCGATATCCCTGCTGACCTTCGTCATCGCCGCTCAATTATTGTTGATGGGCGTACTGGCGTTAATGGCGGGATCGCGCCCTGCGCGCTATTACATGACCGCCTGGACGGCGCTGTTGATCGGCGTGCTGGCCTACATGCTGAAAACCTTTGGCCTGCTGCCCCATAACGTGCTGACCCAGAATGGTTTCCAGATTGGCTCACTGACGGAAATGGTATTGCTGTCTCTGGCGCTGAGCAGCCGGGTCAACGAGCTGCAACGCAAAACCTACACAGACGCCCTCACCGGCCTGTTCAACCGCCGCCATTTCGACGACAAGTTCGCAACAGAATTTCATCGCGCCCAACAGAGCAAACAGCCACTGACTCTGCTGGTCATCGATATCGACTGCTTCAAACAGTTCAACGACACCTACGGCCACAACGTCGGCGACCATGCGTTGAAGGAAGTCGCCCGCATACTGGCGAAAGGCGTACGTAAGCCGAACTGCCCCTGCCGATATGGCGGCGAAGAGTTCGCAGTCATCCTGCCCAATACAGATCACGAAGCCGCCATGAGCCTGGCCAATCGCCTCAGAGTCAAAGTGGCGGAAGAAACCGAGTCCGGCTACAAGCTGTCCATCAGCGTCGGCGTAGCAAGCATGGATCACGACGAATTCGACTGCCCCAACAAGCTGTTCGAACGTGCGGACTACGCGCTCTACACAGCGAAACAGCAAGGCCGGAACAGAGTGGTGGATTATCGCTCCTGCGCCCCGCGCCGGGAGTCGGATATATCGAAAGAAAGTCTGGTTGCCGCTGAAAGCTGA
- a CDS encoding cytochrome c, whose amino-acid sequence MTSKGSMKFVQQKRSAPLRLIKWLTLAIIVLVVAACAGFAWFVLYPNNSLPAAEPVDKYVYLDQGWDGDNASLRELYYYTPQGVSMPQGASAGAVRYNWFIHLEEPFSEQRLADPERMRLFRFIVDPVPSAANPDQLPLGFSKHLDPAIGEDVLDVSCAACHSGELHYQRDGVRYAVRVDGGPAMHALTSMERGAFAPTLVASLFYTAVNPWKFDRFAQKVLSDRYPEGKDELRSALWSSVGGFVGAGQNNPLRKLYPVDEGYGRTDALGRIGNTLFGDHLSASNYQVGAAPVSYPYLWDIWKFNWVQYNGSVAQPLARNIGEALGVGARIDLVNPDGSPVPPGERFHSAVRIEDLARIESALQTLKAPTWPEEVFGPVDQDLVAQGEGLFRRYCQGCHGPHEANTADLEINAPLKPAPWSEWMISVAPLSVVGTDPSAAQAFIDKHYDLSATGLSNQDIDDALRPLFTQRLIREVRAGLRQIIALRQERELPLGELPELLAAYPANDIIPVVAPIGDFTAIATALNSLSTPEDSASSKTSYRPHYVESCDLLCLNGKLLRLTQQGTKDIDNLLAKQDIHRLSEGLALNLIGVMVKNRYYADNNIDYAQRQCLEGFGTLDLPQEVAGYKPRPLAGVWATPPFLHNGSVPNLYQLLSPPEQRENRFQVGYRDFDPQRVGFVSQPPQGADANGFWFDTRLPGNSNSGHAFSASVTDWRAFLRDSEANPLPKGVIGPLLTEKQRMAIIEYLKVHRDAPETPVEFRSPGCATVSAN is encoded by the coding sequence ATGACCTCCAAGGGAAGTATGAAGTTTGTCCAGCAAAAACGCAGCGCGCCGCTGCGACTGATCAAGTGGCTAACGCTCGCCATTATTGTATTGGTCGTCGCCGCATGCGCCGGGTTCGCCTGGTTTGTGCTGTATCCCAATAACAGCCTGCCGGCGGCGGAGCCCGTCGATAAATATGTGTATCTGGATCAGGGCTGGGATGGCGACAACGCCTCCTTGCGGGAGCTTTACTACTACACTCCCCAAGGAGTTTCCATGCCCCAGGGCGCATCCGCTGGCGCGGTGCGTTATAACTGGTTCATACACCTGGAGGAGCCTTTCAGCGAACAACGCCTGGCGGACCCGGAACGCATGCGGCTTTTCCGCTTTATCGTCGATCCCGTCCCCAGCGCAGCCAATCCTGACCAGCTTCCGTTGGGTTTCAGCAAACACCTTGATCCTGCAATCGGCGAAGACGTTCTGGATGTCTCCTGCGCCGCCTGCCATAGCGGTGAACTGCATTATCAACGCGATGGCGTTCGTTACGCCGTGCGCGTCGACGGCGGTCCCGCCATGCACGCGCTCACCAGCATGGAGCGCGGCGCGTTCGCGCCGACGTTGGTGGCCTCTCTGTTTTATACCGCCGTCAATCCCTGGAAATTCGACCGCTTTGCGCAGAAAGTGCTGAGTGATCGCTACCCCGAAGGCAAAGATGAGCTGCGCTCCGCCTTGTGGAGCAGTGTCGGCGGATTTGTCGGCGCGGGCCAGAATAACCCTCTGCGTAAACTCTACCCGGTGGACGAAGGTTACGGCCGCACCGACGCCCTGGGCCGCATCGGCAATACCCTGTTCGGCGACCACTTGAGCGCGTCCAATTATCAAGTCGGCGCAGCGCCAGTCAGCTATCCCTACCTGTGGGATATATGGAAGTTCAACTGGGTGCAGTATAACGGTTCGGTGGCGCAGCCTCTGGCGCGCAATATTGGTGAGGCGCTTGGCGTCGGCGCGCGCATTGATCTGGTGAACCCCGACGGCTCCCCGGTCCCTCCCGGCGAACGCTTCCACAGCGCCGTGCGTATCGAAGATCTCGCCCGTATTGAAAGCGCATTGCAAACGCTCAAAGCGCCCACTTGGCCGGAAGAAGTATTCGGTCCCGTGGATCAAGACCTCGTCGCCCAGGGCGAAGGACTCTTCCGACGCTACTGCCAGGGATGTCATGGCCCCCATGAGGCGAACACCGCCGACCTGGAGATCAATGCTCCTCTGAAACCCGCCCCCTGGTCGGAATGGATGATATCCGTGGCGCCGCTCAGCGTGGTCGGCACCGATCCCAGCGCCGCCCAGGCCTTTATCGACAAGCACTATGACCTGTCTGCGACCGGATTGAGCAATCAGGATATCGATGACGCCTTACGCCCTTTGTTTACGCAACGTCTGATCCGCGAGGTGCGCGCCGGACTGAGACAGATCATCGCACTGCGCCAGGAGCGGGAGCTGCCTCTCGGCGAGTTGCCGGAGCTGCTGGCCGCTTATCCCGCCAACGACATCATTCCCGTCGTGGCGCCGATTGGCGATTTCACCGCTATTGCAACAGCGCTAAACAGTCTGTCCACGCCAGAAGATAGCGCTTCCTCGAAAACGTCCTATCGTCCCCATTACGTGGAAAGCTGCGACTTGCTCTGCCTTAACGGGAAATTGTTAAGACTCACTCAACAGGGAACCAAAGACATCGACAACCTGCTGGCGAAGCAGGACATCCACAGACTGTCTGAAGGTTTGGCATTGAATCTCATTGGCGTCATGGTGAAAAACCGCTACTACGCCGACAACAATATCGACTATGCGCAACGTCAATGCCTGGAGGGGTTCGGCACGCTTGACCTGCCGCAGGAAGTCGCAGGCTATAAACCGCGTCCTCTGGCGGGAGTCTGGGCGACGCCGCCCTTTCTGCACAACGGTTCGGTGCCTAATCTCTATCAGTTGTTATCGCCACCCGAGCAGCGGGAAAACCGTTTTCAGGTGGGCTATCGAGATTTTGATCCCCAACGCGTCGGCTTCGTTTCACAGCCGCCACAGGGCGCGGACGCCAACGGCTTTTGGTTCGATACCCGGTTACCCGGCAACAGCAACAGCGGTCACGCGTTCTCCGCCTCCGTGACGGACTGGCGTGCGTTCCTGCGGGACTCGGAGGCTAATCCGCTGCCCAAAGGCGTCATCGGTCCCCTGCTCACAGAGAAGCAACGTATGGCGATTATCGAGTATCTGAAAGTGCATCGTGATGCGCCGGAAACGCCAGTGGAATTCAGGTCTCCCGGATGCGCGACAGTCTCCGCAAACTAA
- a CDS encoding di-heme-cytochrome C peroxidase: MLCCSFGRGLLRALPRHSLLPGDAQSPLSSSPSLRARRLVLAVCALALLLSVAACRQTEEATDTTPDAPKTGPGNAPEVVHLQQGWSNATRDQAQFASFGSRIVPYDWLLHLEQADNAAPFLTAAHMDELGFLSAPASEHNPDALPVGFAKDVDANGVAWAGLGCAACHTAEVRYKGKSIRIDGGSALINYSGLEFAIRDSVQATLAQPEKFSRFKKALLVETEAQLKADLQLRLDYFSERFAMNSTEVPYGRGRLDAFGQIFNVVTSEITHQPENRRSPDAPVSFPVLWGTPRMDLVQWNGSASNAAPGPLAQNVTTALAVYGAATVDGHSELPGYPSSVNFGNLGDIQKRNEALQAPKWPESILGKLDTQRVEQGRSLYAERCLSCHTLTGHTAPDAKISVALTPLDEVGTDPKMAMNFLRASAQSGPYQGRKLMVFGGAALGATEPSIKLVIHAAIGAIVRHPIAATLDVAEASHPSGKPDAAAIPRYYKGRPLDGVWSSAPYLHNGSVPNLQSLLLPPEQRPQTFYVGDREFDPVKVGVSTEQVPGATLFDTRLPGNSNAGHAFGVDLSADEKQALLEYLKSL, from the coding sequence ATGCTTTGCTGTTCATTCGGCCGGGGCTTACTACGCGCCTTGCCCAGACATTCCTTATTACCCGGCGACGCCCAATCGCCACTCTCCAGTTCTCCCTCACTGCGTGCGCGGCGCCTGGTTCTGGCGGTATGCGCGCTGGCGCTGCTACTCAGCGTCGCCGCCTGTCGTCAGACGGAAGAGGCCACGGACACAACGCCTGACGCACCTAAAACTGGGCCGGGGAATGCGCCAGAGGTGGTTCATTTGCAACAAGGCTGGTCCAACGCCACCCGGGACCAGGCTCAGTTCGCCTCTTTCGGTTCACGCATCGTTCCCTATGACTGGCTTCTACATTTGGAACAGGCGGATAACGCAGCGCCGTTCCTGACCGCTGCGCATATGGATGAACTGGGATTCCTGAGCGCGCCGGCTTCCGAACACAACCCCGACGCATTGCCTGTGGGCTTCGCCAAAGATGTGGACGCCAACGGAGTCGCCTGGGCGGGATTAGGATGCGCCGCCTGCCACACGGCGGAAGTGCGTTATAAAGGAAAAAGCATCCGTATTGACGGCGGCTCAGCGCTGATCAACTACAGCGGCCTGGAATTCGCTATTCGCGACAGCGTACAAGCAACACTGGCGCAACCCGAGAAATTCTCCCGCTTCAAAAAAGCGTTATTGGTTGAAACAGAGGCACAACTGAAAGCAGACCTGCAGCTGCGTCTGGACTATTTCTCCGAGCGTTTCGCTATGAACAGCACTGAGGTTCCCTACGGTCGCGGAAGGCTGGATGCGTTCGGGCAGATCTTTAATGTGGTCACCTCTGAAATCACGCATCAACCGGAAAACCGACGCTCGCCCGATGCGCCGGTCAGCTTTCCAGTACTGTGGGGCACCCCGCGTATGGATCTGGTGCAGTGGAACGGCTCCGCCAGCAACGCCGCCCCGGGGCCTCTGGCGCAAAACGTGACTACCGCGCTGGCGGTATACGGCGCGGCGACTGTGGATGGTCACAGCGAGTTGCCCGGTTATCCCAGCAGCGTCAATTTCGGCAATCTGGGCGATATTCAAAAGCGCAATGAAGCCCTGCAGGCGCCGAAGTGGCCGGAATCGATTCTTGGTAAGTTGGATACGCAACGAGTAGAACAAGGGCGCAGTCTATATGCGGAACGCTGTCTCTCCTGCCATACGCTGACGGGCCACACCGCGCCTGACGCGAAGATCAGTGTCGCTCTGACGCCGCTTGATGAAGTTGGCACCGACCCTAAAATGGCCATGAATTTCCTGCGCGCCAGCGCACAAAGCGGACCTTATCAGGGACGTAAGCTGATGGTATTCGGCGGCGCGGCGCTCGGAGCGACGGAGCCCAGCATCAAGCTGGTCATTCACGCCGCCATCGGGGCTATCGTGCGTCACCCCATCGCCGCCACTCTGGATGTGGCGGAAGCCTCACATCCCAGCGGCAAGCCTGACGCGGCGGCGATTCCACGCTATTACAAAGGACGCCCGCTGGATGGCGTCTGGTCGTCCGCGCCCTATTTGCATAACGGCTCCGTCCCCAATCTGCAATCACTACTGCTGCCGCCGGAACAACGCCCGCAAACATTCTATGTGGGCGATCGTGAGTTCGATCCCGTTAAGGTCGGCGTCAGCACAGAGCAGGTTCCCGGCGCCACGCTGTTCGACACGCGCCTGCCCGGAAACAGCAATGCAGGACACGCGTTTGGCGTGGATCTGAGCGCTGATGAAAAGCAAGCGCTGCTCGAATATCTGAAGTCTCTATAA
- a CDS encoding esterase-like activity of phytase family protein: protein MRTFFSKGAFAFCLSAIVATASAQEELVGALAYSVIKKLDNGVEVRNGGFGSAMTAHPLKPSHFYVLTDRGPNVDFEGPEGKGKKFPVPGYSPRIAEVERLDTGELRIVRTLTLHAPGGEPITGLPNPEGMGATGETPYDYTGRVLRFDPYGLDPEGIAALKDGGFWVSDEYGPHIVHYSSTGYELERLNPFGTGTGGRKLPKVFANRRPNRGMEGLAITPDEQRLVGVMQSTLFNPSKKAVKNKTLTRILTLDIASGATHQYLYRQEADNLSNSEIAAISKDEFLMVERDGGFAGEKAKYKRLYKIDLRGATDVSGDFDSQTGMQINGKALEELSWDELAAAGVQPVRKTLVVDLLAQMNYPHDKLEGLWIMDASKVAVINDDDFAVAEQNGDVAQKILPATGRVDTNTLYVIELKKPLNSD from the coding sequence ATGCGAACATTTTTCAGTAAGGGCGCATTTGCGTTCTGTTTGAGCGCTATTGTCGCCACTGCGTCAGCGCAGGAAGAACTGGTGGGCGCGCTGGCCTATTCGGTGATAAAGAAACTCGATAATGGCGTGGAAGTCCGCAATGGCGGCTTCGGTTCCGCCATGACTGCGCATCCCTTGAAACCCAGCCACTTCTACGTTTTGACGGATCGCGGTCCCAATGTGGACTTTGAGGGTCCTGAGGGGAAAGGTAAGAAGTTTCCTGTGCCGGGTTACTCTCCTCGTATTGCTGAAGTTGAGCGCCTGGACACTGGCGAGCTGCGAATTGTGCGCACGCTGACCCTGCATGCGCCCGGCGGCGAGCCTATTACGGGGCTGCCCAACCCGGAAGGCATGGGGGCGACGGGGGAAACGCCTTATGATTACACTGGTCGCGTACTGCGTTTTGATCCCTACGGTCTTGATCCTGAGGGTATCGCAGCGCTCAAGGATGGCGGCTTTTGGGTGAGCGATGAATATGGTCCCCATATCGTGCATTACTCTTCCACGGGCTATGAGCTGGAGCGCCTTAATCCGTTCGGAACAGGAACGGGCGGTCGTAAACTGCCGAAAGTGTTCGCCAATCGAAGACCTAATCGCGGCATGGAAGGGCTGGCGATAACGCCGGATGAGCAACGTCTGGTGGGCGTCATGCAATCAACGCTGTTCAATCCCTCTAAAAAAGCGGTGAAGAATAAAACCCTGACGCGCATTCTGACGCTGGATATTGCGTCAGGCGCAACCCATCAGTATCTGTATCGTCAGGAAGCGGACAATTTGTCCAACTCTGAAATCGCCGCCATCTCCAAAGATGAGTTCTTGATGGTGGAAAGGGACGGCGGGTTCGCGGGCGAAAAAGCCAAATATAAACGTTTATATAAAATTGATCTGCGCGGAGCGACGGATGTCAGCGGAGATTTTGACTCGCAGACCGGTATGCAAATCAATGGTAAGGCGTTAGAGGAGCTAAGCTGGGACGAGCTTGCAGCGGCGGGCGTGCAACCTGTGCGCAAGACGCTGGTGGTCGACTTGCTGGCGCAGATGAACTATCCGCACGATAAACTGGAAGGGCTGTGGATTATGGATGCCAGCAAAGTGGCGGTGATTAATGATGATGATTTCGCGGTGGCTGAGCAGAATGGCGATGTAGCGCAGAAAATACTGCCTGCTACAGGGCGCGTAGACACCAACACCCTGTATGTCATTGAACTGAAGAAACCCTTGAACAGCGACTAA